The following coding sequences lie in one Lolium perenne isolate Kyuss_39 chromosome 2, Kyuss_2.0, whole genome shotgun sequence genomic window:
- the LOC127336408 gene encoding uncharacterized protein yields MELEARPTPALMLKEWLELEFIAELSRDGFGCYPRHLVATRRNGDVISRVSAAVRAALFRLPSGREGEVSGNSPRRPRMGFWKKPMGDEVVDRRSRSCSASTTSSGRRDNQASAKSSRRRSWERVLSGGAGRRNHDTEVAKIKATRHLDQEQERKQRLSPVSVMDFLSQDEDDGGGGEDDDGGEDETASPTFQRSIASIRRASNQLLQKIRQFEQLAEQDISDVDDATTTTEDINCHVDIESTDDSEGAPTQSLLDLLEESSSGSTRCVKKLLIDFFHDEKKPNGASQQKSVLETAQAWLDGQSYSLKPIWTVVKTEIKSLEQWRCLREDEQKRLTIDLEREIFSSLVEELADELLHL; encoded by the exons ATGGAGCTAGAGGCGAGGCCGACGCCGGCGCTGATGCTGAAGGAGTGGCTCGAGCTGGAGTTCATCGCCGAGCTCTCCCGCGACGGCTTCGGGTGCtacccgcgccacctggtggccaCACGGCGCAACGGCGACGTCATCTCGAGGGTATCCGCCGCAGTGAGGGCCGCGCTGTTCCGGCTGCCGTCGGGAAGGGAGGGGGAGGTCTCCGGGAATTCCCCGAGGAGGCCGCGAATGGGCTTTTGGAAGAAGCCGATGGGAGACGAGGTGGTGGACAGGAGGTCGCGCAGCTGCTCGGCGTCGACTACCTCGAGCGGAAGGAGGGATAATCAGGCGTCGGCAAAGTCATCGCGGCGACGGAGTTGGGAGCGTGTCCTGTCGGGTGGCGCCGGCCGTCGTAACCATGATACAGAG GTTGCGAAAATCAAGGCAACGCGCCACCTGGATCAGGAGCAAGAACGGAAGCAGCGTCTGAGCCCAGTTTCCGTGATGGACTTCCTCAGCCAGGAcgaagacgacggcggcggcggcgaggacgacGACGGCGGAGAGGACGAGACCGCGTCGCCGACGTTCCAGCGAAGCATAGCCAGCATTCGAA GAGCAAGTAATCAATTGCTTCAGAAAATCCGGCAGTTTGAACAGCTAGCCGAACAAGACATATCCGATGTGGATGACGCTACCACGACCACTGAGGACATAAATTGCCACGTGGACATAGAATCTACGGATGACTCTGAAGGTGCGCCTACACAAAGCCTACTAGACCTcctagaagaaagctcctcggggtCTACCCGCTGCGTCAAGAAGCTTCTGATAGATTTCTTCCATGATGAGAAAAAACCGAATGGTGCAAGTCAACAAAAGTCGGTGTTGGAGACAGCACAAGCATGGTTGGATGGGCAAAGTTATTCTCTAAAACCAATCTGGACAGTGGTGAAGACGGAGATTAAGTCACTCGAGCAATGGAGATGCTTAAGAGAAGATGAACAAAAGCGACTAACTATTGATTTGGAGCGTGAGATCTTCTCATCCTTGGTTGAAGAATTAGCTGATGAGTTACTTCACCTCTGA